Proteins encoded together in one Rhizobacter sp. J219 window:
- a CDS encoding CaiB/BaiF CoA-transferase family protein, producing the protein MSVAWLPRATEGGPLAGVRVLDFSELLPGPFLTQSMVGFGADVLKAERPSGDAARRMAPALFEAMNRGKRCFNVDLKHDAQRAQALALADEADVLVEAFRPGVLDRLGLGYAALAARNPRLVVVSLTGYGASGPRAQWPGHDINYLAASGSLALTSAGTGGSGAPAFAVPVADLGGAVYALAAVNAALFQRERSGRGQRLDVSLTDCMLHWMNTRLVAFRHNGAHDLAAQRRTVSTRPAYGVFTCGDGLPLSVAALEDHFWKALVQALSLDAWRGEAHASYTKRMPHAQAINHDLGAALARLRRADAVTRLAEADVPVFEVLAPDELPDAEQFAARGLYTPTGSGALCRFPVRMDGVGDPPLKPQTA; encoded by the coding sequence ATGAGCGTGGCCTGGCTGCCCCGGGCCACCGAGGGTGGCCCACTTGCCGGGGTGCGCGTGCTCGACTTCAGCGAGCTGCTGCCCGGCCCCTTCCTCACGCAGAGCATGGTCGGTTTCGGTGCCGACGTGCTGAAAGCCGAACGCCCGAGCGGAGACGCGGCAAGGCGCATGGCGCCGGCGCTTTTCGAGGCCATGAACCGCGGCAAGCGCTGCTTCAACGTCGACCTGAAGCACGACGCGCAGCGTGCCCAGGCGCTCGCCCTGGCCGACGAGGCCGACGTGCTGGTCGAGGCCTTCCGTCCTGGGGTGCTTGATCGGCTGGGCCTGGGGTACGCGGCGCTGGCGGCGCGCAATCCGCGGCTGGTGGTGGTCTCGCTCACTGGCTACGGCGCGAGCGGCCCGCGGGCGCAGTGGCCGGGCCACGACATCAACTACCTCGCCGCCAGCGGCTCTCTCGCGCTGACGAGCGCGGGCACAGGCGGCAGCGGCGCCCCGGCCTTCGCCGTGCCGGTGGCCGACCTGGGCGGCGCGGTCTACGCGCTCGCCGCCGTCAACGCGGCGCTGTTCCAGCGCGAGCGCAGCGGCCGTGGCCAGCGCCTCGACGTGTCGCTCACCGACTGCATGCTGCACTGGATGAACACCCGCCTGGTGGCCTTCCGCCACAACGGCGCCCACGATCTGGCCGCGCAACGGCGCACCGTGAGCACCCGGCCGGCCTATGGCGTGTTCACCTGCGGCGACGGCCTGCCGCTCAGCGTCGCGGCGCTGGAAGACCATTTCTGGAAGGCGCTGGTGCAGGCCCTGTCGCTCGATGCATGGCGGGGCGAGGCGCATGCAAGCTACACAAAGCGCATGCCGCACGCCCAGGCCATCAACCACGACCTGGGCGCGGCGCTGGCCCGCCTGCGCCGCGCCGACGCGGTGACACGGCTGGCCGAGGCCGACGTGCCGGTGTTCGAGGTGCTGGCGCCAGACGAGCTGCCCGACGCCGAGCAGTTCGCCGCCCGGGGCCTCTACACACCCACTGGCAGCGGCGCGCTGTGCCGGTTCCCGGTGCGCATGGATGGCGTGGGCGACCCGCCGCTGAAGCCGCAGACCGCCTGA
- a CDS encoding acetate--CoA ligase family protein, producing the protein MHDTLPDLSLLCSPRSVALVGASDDPGSIGGRARINLLQHSDFTGDVMLVNPKRETVAGMRCWPDVASLPVTPDLILVSVPAVHVNTTLRQAAARGVPFAIVYTSGFGEAGTAGRQLEDEMRSIVAASTLRVYGPNCPGLCNINERLGFTFSPSFQHDLRRGPIGLATQGGGLGRNVLQAMDRGLGIGLWCSSGNEVDLQVSDFIAHMADADGIEVIVTLIEGIKDGRKFVRAVQRAGGNGKPVIALKVGRSAYGQKAAMSHTGSLTGSAEVNSALFRQLGVIEVDDIDELADTAALIARARPPKTRRDIAIYCSSGGASALTADMVGQAELKLAQFAPATTQLLGDSLPSYAAIGNPVDTTTAVITDPQLIDKTLLAVCEDPSVSLVLFPVTIDYGDVTIKVAESAVRVQQQTDVPIVPVWMSSRRGEAVEVYARAGMVPVGSVGKAVKAVKRWLAWAEWVAQQTPGSAAFEPLLLRMPHGTPEGTTCTLNEHDAKALLRTAGIALPASGVARTADEAVQLAQRIGYPVVAKLLSAAITHKTEVGGVVLDIAGDDALREAWSRIHADVARHRSEVTIDGVLIEAMAPAGGVETLVGVSRDPVLGPVLTFGLGGVHVELFRDVSRRVLPLSRREAEAMVREIRAFPLLDGLRGRPKADVPALVDLLLKVSGFVAAHATQIDEMDLNPVWVGPMGQGACALDAVIVGRFEAKP; encoded by the coding sequence ATGCACGACACGCTGCCCGATTTGTCTCTCCTGTGCTCGCCGCGCTCCGTTGCGCTCGTAGGCGCCTCCGACGACCCCGGCAGCATCGGCGGCCGCGCGCGCATCAACCTGCTGCAGCATTCCGACTTCACCGGCGACGTGATGCTCGTCAATCCGAAGCGCGAGACGGTGGCCGGCATGCGCTGCTGGCCGGATGTGGCCTCGCTGCCGGTGACGCCCGACCTGATCCTGGTCTCCGTGCCGGCCGTGCATGTCAACACCACGCTGCGCCAGGCCGCGGCGCGCGGCGTGCCGTTCGCCATCGTCTACACCTCCGGCTTCGGCGAAGCGGGCACCGCCGGCAGGCAGCTCGAAGACGAGATGCGCAGCATCGTCGCCGCGTCGACGCTGCGCGTCTACGGCCCCAACTGCCCGGGCCTGTGCAACATCAACGAGCGACTCGGTTTCACCTTCTCGCCTTCGTTCCAGCACGACCTGCGCCGCGGGCCGATCGGCCTTGCCACCCAAGGCGGTGGCCTCGGCCGCAACGTGCTGCAGGCGATGGACAGGGGCCTTGGCATCGGGCTGTGGTGCTCGTCGGGCAACGAGGTCGACCTGCAGGTGAGCGACTTCATCGCGCACATGGCCGATGCCGACGGCATCGAGGTCATCGTCACGTTGATCGAAGGCATCAAGGACGGCCGCAAGTTTGTGCGCGCGGTGCAGCGCGCCGGTGGCAACGGCAAGCCGGTCATCGCGCTCAAGGTCGGCCGCTCGGCGTACGGGCAGAAGGCCGCGATGTCGCACACCGGCTCGCTCACCGGCTCGGCCGAGGTCAACAGCGCGCTCTTCCGCCAGCTCGGCGTGATCGAGGTCGACGACATCGATGAACTCGCCGACACCGCTGCGCTCATCGCACGTGCCAGGCCGCCGAAGACCCGGCGCGACATCGCGATCTACTGTTCGTCGGGCGGTGCCTCGGCGCTGACGGCCGACATGGTCGGCCAGGCCGAGCTGAAGCTTGCGCAGTTCGCGCCGGCCACCACGCAGTTGCTGGGCGACAGCCTTCCTTCGTATGCAGCGATCGGCAACCCGGTCGACACCACCACCGCGGTGATCACCGATCCGCAGCTGATCGACAAGACGCTGCTCGCGGTGTGCGAAGACCCCAGTGTCTCGCTCGTGCTCTTTCCGGTGACCATCGACTATGGCGACGTGACCATCAAGGTCGCCGAAAGCGCGGTGCGCGTGCAGCAGCAGACCGACGTGCCCATCGTGCCGGTCTGGATGAGCAGCCGCCGCGGCGAAGCGGTCGAGGTGTACGCCCGCGCCGGCATGGTGCCGGTGGGCTCGGTCGGCAAGGCGGTGAAGGCGGTGAAGCGCTGGCTGGCGTGGGCGGAATGGGTGGCACAGCAGACGCCGGGCTCGGCGGCTTTCGAGCCCTTGTTGCTGCGCATGCCGCACGGCACACCCGAGGGCACGACGTGCACGCTCAACGAACACGACGCCAAGGCCTTGCTGCGCACGGCCGGCATCGCGCTGCCGGCCTCGGGCGTGGCCCGCACCGCTGACGAAGCGGTGCAACTCGCCCAGCGGATCGGCTACCCGGTGGTGGCCAAGCTGCTGAGCGCCGCCATCACGCACAAGACCGAGGTCGGTGGCGTGGTGCTCGACATCGCCGGCGACGATGCGCTGCGCGAGGCCTGGTCGCGCATCCACGCCGACGTGGCCCGGCATCGCTCCGAGGTAACGATCGACGGCGTGCTTATTGAGGCGATGGCGCCCGCCGGCGGCGTGGAGACGCTGGTCGGCGTGAGCCGCGACCCGGTGCTCGGCCCGGTGCTCACCTTCGGCCTCGGCGGCGTGCATGTGGAACTCTTCCGCGACGTCAGCCGCCGTGTGCTGCCACTGTCGCGCCGCGAGGCCGAGGCAATGGTGCGCGAGATCCGCGCCTTCCCGCTGCTCGACGGCCTGCGCGGGCGGCCCAAGGCCGACGTGCCCGCACTCGTCGACCTGCTGCTGAAGGTGTCGGGCTTCGTGGCCGCCCATGCCACGCAGATCGACGAGATGGACCTGAACCCAGTGTGGGTCGGCCCGATGGGGCAGGGCGCGTGTGCGCTCGACGCGGTGATCGTCGGCCGCTTCGAGGCCAAGCCATGA